The DNA sequence CACGGCGTACGCCTCCCGCCTCGAACCGCTGCCCCTGCTGCGGGTCGAGGAGCTGGACCTGCCGGGCCGCCGGGTCCGCCTGTCCGCCGAGCCCGACCCGGCCGTCGGGCGGCTGCCCCACCTCAACCCGTTCCTGCGCCGCTGGGACCACCACGGGGGACCCAGGCGCAAGGGCCGTACGACTGCCCTGAAGGGCGGGGCGGTCCCCGTGTCGGAGGGGGAGTGGCTGCCGCTGGAGGACGGCGTCGAGGTGTACTTCGCCAAGGGCGCGACCTACCGCACCGGCGACCACTGGATCATCCCCGCCCGCACCGCCACCGGCGGCGTCGAATGGCCCACCGACGCGGCCCGGCGCCCGCTGCTCCGGGGCCCCTCCGGCATCGTCCGCGGTTTCGCGCCGCTGGCCCTGGTGAAGGGCGAGGGCGGCACCGTCGATCTGCGCCTCGCCTTCAACCCGCTGGCCGGCAGCATCCCGGCCGCCGACGAGGCGACGCTCGCGGCCGAGGAGCAGGCGCGCCGCGAGGAGCAGCGGGCGGAGGACCCGTCGGGCGGCAGGTCGCAGACCACGGCGGAAGCAGAGGCCGCGGCGGAAGGAGACGAGTAATGGCCAAGCCCCTGAGCGCGTCAAAGATGGTCGAGATACTGCGTGCGGAGGGCCTCAAGGTCCACGAGGTCCGCAGCTGGCGCACCCACAACCGCAACAGCAAGGGCCCCTGGGGCCCGGTGAACGGCGTGATGATCCACCACACCGTCACCAAGGGCACCGACGCGTCGGTCAGCATCTGCTACAACGGCTACTCCGGCCTGCCCGGCCCGCTGTGCCACGGCGTGATCGACAAGAAGGGCGAGATCCACCTCGTCGGCAACGGCCGCGCCAACCACGCAGGCCTCGGCGACAGCGACGTCCTGCGTGCCGTGATCAACGAGTCGAAGCTGCCGCACGACAACGAGGCCGACACCGACGGCAACGCGCACTTCTACGGCTTCGAGTGCATCAACCTCGGCGACGGCAAGGATCCCTGGCCCGAGGCGCAGAAGGAGGCCATCGAGAAGGTCTCGGCCGCGATCTGCCGCCACCACGGCTGGAGCGAGCGCTCGGTCATCGGCCACAAGGAGTGGCAGCCGGGCAAGACCGACCCGCGCGGTTTCACGATGGACGGTATGCGGGGGCGCATCGCGGAGCGGCTGAAGGGTGGCGGAGGAAAGCCCGACCCGGACCCGAAGCCGGCGCCCAAGCCGAAGCTGGAACCGTTCCCGGGCAGCGGCTTCTTCCACGTCGGCCAGAAGTCCCCGATCATCACGGCCATGGGCCGCCGGCTGGTCGCCGAGGGATGCGGCCGCTACGAGGAGGGCCCGAGCCCCGAGTGGACCGAGGCCGACCGCCGCTCCTACGCCGCCTGGCAGCAGAAGCTCGGCTTCAAGGGCAAGGACGCGGACGGCATCCCCGGCAAGGTCAGCTGGGACAAGCTGAAGGTGCCCAACGTGTGACGGTCTGCGACCGGCGCTGATACGGCCCAGGTACCCCGCGGGGGTGTCCTGGGCCGTTTTCACGCGCCGGAAGGGTCTTGCTCCACCGGCGGAAACAGGTCACACTGGATACCGAACGAATGGTCGGTTGGGAAGCGGGAATCGATGACGACTTCACACTCCGCCGAGGCGCCCCCCGAAGAGCCGCTCCAGGAGCACTTCGATGCGACGATCTCGCGCGACCAGCGGATCGAGCCGCGCGACTGGATGCCGGACGGCTACCGCAAGACGCTGATCCGGCAGATCGCGCAGCACGCCCACTCGGAGATCATCGGCATGCAGCCCGAGGGCGAGTGGATCACGCGCGCCCCGTCCCTGCGCCGCAAGGCGATCCTCTTCGCCAAGGTCCAGGACGAGGCCGGTCACGGCCTGTACCTGTACTCGGCGGCGGAGACCCTGGGCGCCGACCGCGCGGACCTGACCGACCGGCTCATCGAGGGCCGCCAGAAGTACTCGTCGATCTTCAACTACCCGACCATGAGCTTCGCCGACGTCGGCGTGATCGGCTGGTTCGTGGACGGCGCGGCGATCTGCAACCAGGTGCCGCTGTGCCGGAGTTCGTACGGGCCCTACGCGCGCGCGATGGTGCGGATCTGCAAGGAGGAGTCCTTCCACCAGCGGCAGGGCTACGAACTGCTGATGACGATGATGCGCGGCACCGACGCCCAGCGCGAGATGGTGCAGGACGCCGTGAACCGCTGGTGGTGGCCGTCGCTGATGATGTTCGGCCCGCCCGACGACGCCTCGCCGAACTCCGCGCAGTCGATGGCCTGGAAGATCAAGCGGCACAGCAACGACGAGCTGCGCCGGCGCTTCGTCGACATGACCGTCCCCCAGGCCGAGAAGCTCGGCGTGACCCTGCCCGACCCGGAGCTGCGCTGGAACGCCGAGCGCGGGCACCACGACTTCGGCACCCCCGACTGGGACGAGCTGATGCGGGTCATCAAGGGCGACGGGCCGTGCAACGACCAGCGTATGGAGCGGCGCAGAAGCGCCCACGACGAGGGCGCCTGGGTCCGCGAGGCGGCCACCGCCCACGCGGCCAAGCAGGCCGCCCGTGCGGAGAAGGGAGCGGTGGCATGAGCGCCGACAAGCAGAGCTGGCCGCTGTACGAGGTGTTCGTGCGCGGCAAGCGCGGACTGAACCACGTCCACGTGGGCTCGCTGCACGCCGCCGACGACCGGATGGCACTCACCCACGCGCGCGACCTGTACACGCGTCGCAACGAAGGCGTCAGCATCTGGGTGGTGCGGTCCGAGCACATCACCGCCTCGACCCGCGACGAGAAGGACCCGTTCTTCGAGCCCAGCGCCGACAAGGTCTACCGCCACCCGACGTTCTACGACATCCCCGACGACGTCCCGCACATCTGAAGGAGAGGGCATGAGTGACGACCACGTCTACATGACCCTCGCCGAGGGACACGACGACGACACCCGCTGGGCGTACGGCACCGGCTTCGAGGACCCGCTGCACGGCGTCGACACCACCGTGCCCGAGGGCATCGACGCCGGTGAACTCGCCGCCTTCTGCGTCGCGTTGGCCGACGACGCCCTGGTCGCGGCACAGCGCCTGGGCGAGTGGGTCACCCGCGCCCCCGAGCTGGAGGAGGAGGTGGCGCTGGCCAACATCGGCCTCGACCTCCTCGGCCAGGCCCGCCTGCTCTACTCCCGCGCCGGCCAGGCCGACGGCACCGGACGCGACGAGGACGCCTACGCCTACTTCCGCGACGCCGGCGACTTTCGCAACGTACGCCTGACCGAACTGCCCAACGGCGACTTCGCGTTCTCCATCGTCCGGCTGCTGATGTTCTCCAGCTGGCGCCTCGCACACTTCGAACGGCTGGCGTCGCACCCGGACCCCGTCCTGGCGGCGATCGCCACGAAGGGCGTCAAGGAGCTGGCCTACCACCGGCAGTACGCGGCGGAGTGGGCGGTACGCCTGGGCGACGGCACCGAGGAGTCGCACCGCCGGATGCGCCGCGCACAGGAGCAAGTGGCCCCCTACCTCGGCGAGTTGTTCACGGCATACGACGTCCGCGACGAGGTCGTGACCGTCCTGCGCCAGGTCACCCACGCCGCCGGACTGCCCATGCCGGTGTACCGGCCGCTGCCCGGATCCGGCCGCGACGGCGAGCACACCGAGCATCTCGCCCCCCTGCTCGCCGAGTTGCAGGGCGTCGCCCGCGCCCACCCGGAGGCGACATGGTGACCACCCTGCTCGACGCCCGGCGCGCCCGGCGCATCGCCGACCAGGTGCCGGACCCCGAGCTGCCCATGCTCACCCTGGCCGACCTGGGCGTCCTGCGGGACGTCGAGCTGACCGAGGACGGCACGGTGGTCGCCAGCCTGAGCCCGACCTACTCGGGGTGCCCGGCGATGGCGGAGATGCGGGCGGACGTCGCGGCCCGCCTGCGCGAGGCGGGGTACGAGCGCGTGGAGATCCGCACCGTCCTCGACCCGCCGTGGACCAGCGACTGGATCACCCCGTCCGGCCGCCGCAAGCTCACCGAACACGGCATCGCGCCGCCCGGCCCCGCCCCGCGCGGCGCCGGCCCCGTCGCCCTCGTGCTGTCACCCACCCGGCACGCGGTGACCTGCCCGCGCTGCGGCTCGGCGGACACCGAGGAGACCTCCCGCTTCGCCGCCACGTCCTGCAAGGCGCTGTGGCGCTGCCGCGCCTGCCGCGAGCCGTTCGAGTACGTCAAGGAGATCTGAATGGAAGGCCTGAGGGAAGAACCGACGGCTGCGTCGGTACGCCCGCGCCCCCGCCGCCGTCCGGCCTTCCACGCCCTGCGCGTCGCCGCCGTGACGCCCCTGTGCGCGGACGCGGTCGCCGTCGGATTCGACATCCCGGCGGAGCTCGCCGAGGAGTTCGCGTTCGCGCCCGGGCAGTCACTGACGTTGCGGCGCGAGATCGAGGGGCGGGACGAGCGGCGGTCGTACTCGATCTGCTCGCCCGTCGGGTCGATTCCGCGCATCGGCGTCCGGGTCGTGCCCGGCGGCCTGTTCTCGTCCTGGCTCGTCAGCGAGGTACGCCCCGGCGACACCGTCGAGGTGATGGCTCCCACCGGCGCCTTCACCCCCGACCTCACCGCGCACGGCCATCACGTGCTGATCGCGGCGGGCTCCGGCATCACGCCCATGATGTCCATCGCGGAGTCCGTCCTGGCCGCCGACGACCGCTCGACGGTCACCCTCCTCTACGGCAACCGCCGTAGCGGCACGGTCATGTTCGCCGACGAGCTCGCGGACCTGAAGGACCTGTACCCGGCCCGGTTCCAGCTCGCCCATGTGCTGTCCCGCGAGCCACGCGAGGCCGAGGTGCTGTCGGGACGTATCGACGCCGAACGGCTCTCGACGCTCATCGACGCGCTGGTCGACGTGGAGAGCGCCGACCACTGGTGGCTGTGCGGCCCGCACGGCATGGTCCGGGATGCGCAGGGGGTGCTGGCCGGCCTCGGGGTGCCGACCGAGCGGGTGCATCAGGAGCTGTTCTACGCCGACGACGAGCCCGTACGGGAGGCGGTCCACGAGGAGAGCGGCCCGCAGGGGCCCGTCAGCCAGGTCACGATCACCCTCGACGGCCGGTCGACCACCGCTGCCCTGCCGAGGGAGCGGACCGTCCTCGACGGCGCCCAACGGACCCGCCCCGACCTGCCGTTCGCCTGCAAGGGCGGCGTCTGCGGCACCTGCCGTGCGCTGGTCACCGACGGCAAGGCGGACATGCGCCGCAACTTCGCGCTGGAGACGGCCGAGGTGGACGCGGGTTACGTCCTGACCTGCCAGTCGTACCCGGTCTCCGAGACACTGACCGTGGACTACGACAGCTGACGGAAGAGTTGAGTGGCGAGGAAAGCGAAAGGACTATTTCAAGAAGGAGTTGAGAAGGAAGTCCCTTCATGGCCTCGCCACGGCCGACTCTAACAGTCACGCGGGGATCAGGTCGCGCAGATTTTCGGGGGTCAGGACGCGCGAGTCCGGGTGCAGCCCGTCGGGCCGCTGGAGCCCGATGTAGGTGACCGGATCGTCGGGGACCTTCTCGCCGTCCCACAGGGTCGTGGTCGTGGCATCCATCAGGCCCGTCAGATAGCGCACCGTCAGCTGCTCGCGCTCCACGATGCCCCGCAGCAGCGTCGCGACCGACACCCGGTTCTCCTCGACCCGGTTGGCGGCCGGCGTCCCCCGCAGGTACAGATGCAGCCACTTGGCACGCCACCGGCCATCGGGCCCTCGCAGGAACGCCAGCGGCAGCGCGACCCGGCCCGGTCCGCGCAGCTCCGACTTCATGCGCACGGTACGCGGCTCGAACGGGCGGCCCTGCTGCTCGGCCTCACGCAGCATGAACCCGAAGAACGACTCCTCGACTTCTTCGAAGCCCTCCCCGGCGAAGATGTTCACCTGCGGCACGATGAAGTCGCCGCGCACGGCCCCCAGGCGCAGATTGATGAACTCCGAGGCGCCGTCGGGCGCTTCGGTGATGTCACCGGAGTGCTCGCCCTCCAGGTCCTTGAGGTTGGTGTAGGCCAGCCAGCAGACCGTCGCGAATTCGGCGTCCAGCATCAACGCCGACAGGTCGTAGTCGGTGCGCCGGTCGGCCTCCTTCCAGTACACGAAGAACCGCAGCAGTTCGCCGTCCACCGGAGACAGCGAGCCACGCGGCAGCACGCCGAGCCCGGCCGCGGACGCCCGGCCGCTGAGCGGCAGCGCCACATCCAGCACGTCCGGGTCGATCAGCAGATGGCCCGGGGCCGGCAGCCGCCGCCGTATCTCGGCGTCCAGCGCCGCAATCAGGCGCTCCCGCTCGGGCGGCAGTACGGGCGGACGGTCGTCCTCGGTGACCCAGGCGCGGCCGAGCCGGTTCACGAAGACCCGGCGCTCGCCGGTGTCCTGCGCGCGGTTGGCGAGGTGTTCGCGCACCGACAGCACCACCCGGCCGGACACGTCTCCCACGACCTCCTCGGCGGCGGACGCCACCGCGAGGCGCTCGTCCTGGTCCAGGGCCAGCCTCAGCAGCCGGTCCAGGGAGCGGAACAGCTTGCCCGGCGCGGACTTCAGCAGCTTCGCCGCGCCCGTGATGTCGTTCATGCCGAGCAGCTCCTCGACCCGGCTGTCGAAGGAGCGGGCCTCCTTCTCGCGCCGGGCGACCGCGAACACGTCGGCGGCGTGCGGCCACCGCGGGTACTCGTGCGGGTGCAGGCGCTCGCCGAGCCGCTTCCACGCCTCGCGGTGCGCATGCACGTCGGCCAGCTTGGCGGGGGACGCGGCGACGACCGCGTCCAGGCCCGCGAGCAGCGCGCGGCGCACCGGACGGGACAGCGCCCGGAACCGGGTCGGCGCCTGCAGCGTCACGTCGCCGCCCGACAGGGCGCAGGCCAGCCGCAGCACATCGGTGACCGTGTCCAGCAGCAGCTGCCCACCGGCCTTCAACCGGGCCTCGTTCACAACGGCACGGTTCTCCCGCACGGGGATCGCCGCGGGCTGCGGAGCGTCCACGCAGTGCCCGGCGAGGACCCGCAGATCGCGCAGGTCCTCCTCGCCCAGGGGCGTGCTGCTGCCCGCCAACGCCAGGTACAGGGAGGCCACTTCGGCGTCCGCGTCGCCGCCGAGGTGCAGGACCGTCAGACGGTCGCCCGCCGCGGCGATCAGCTCCTCGTGGTGGCCGAGCATCTCGGTGTAGGTGTGCTGGTAGCGGCCGTACGACGGCAGAGTGAGGAGGTTGACGAACCCCTCGCTCAGCTGCTCCAGAACCACGGGGCGTGCGCCATCGTCGGCCAGCGCCTCGGCCACGCAGCGCATCCAGAAGTCGTAGGTGTCCGGCACGTTGGCCGGGAAGTCGACGAAGTACGCGTTGTGCCGCACATGGTCGCCGACCATCTCGCGGACCGTGCCCAGGGTCCGCACGGCGGTGTCGACGACCGTGCCCTCGGACAGCCCCGACAGCCGCGCCAGCAGCTCCGCCGACAGCTTGAAGCCCACGGACATGAGCGCGGCGTCGAACTGCCGTGCCGCGACGGCGCCTTCCCCGGCGGGACCCGCGGGGGAGGGGAGACGGTGGACGTGCCGGATGACCAGGGGTTCGAGGCGGTGGACCATCCCGGGATCGTCCCAGAGCAGGGCGAGCGGGCGCACTCGGGTTTTCGTCTGCGAGGCGGGCATCCACACCCCGCGCACGCGCCAGGAGTGCGGAATTTTGGCGGGTATCGTTCCCGGTTCGGCCGGGCATCGTTAGTTGGCGGGGTTTGAGGGTGAGAGAGGGGAAACATGCCGTCGTCGTCGATGCGGTCGGTCGATGCACAGCCACAACCGGTACTCAGTCCGCCGGCGCCCGTCGCCGTCTTCCTGGTGGTGACGATCGAGCGGGGCGGCGAGCCCGCCGTGCACGATCTGCTCGCCGGTCTCGCAGGGCTCATACGGGCCGTCGGGTTCCCGAGTCCCGACAGCGGTCTGTGCTGCGCCACCGGAGTGGGATCCGCCGCGTGGGACCGGCTGTTCGGGGACCCGCGTCCCCAAGAACTGCATGCCTTCAGGGAGTTGGAGGGGACGCGGCACCGCGCCGTGTCGACCCCCGGTGACCTGCTCTTCCACATCAGGGCCGCCCGCACCGATGTGTGCTTCGCCCTGGCCGCCGAGATCATGAAGCGGCTGCGCGGCGCGGTCACCGTCCAGGACGAGGTCCAGGCCTTCGCCTACTTCGACTCGCGCAACCTGCTCGGCTTCGTCGACGGCACCGAGAACCCCGTCGGCCAGGCGGCGGCCGACGTGGCGGTCGTCGGTGACGAGGACCCCGCGTTCCGCGGCGGAAGCTACGCGATGGTCCAGAAGTACGTGCACGACGTCGACGCCTGGGAAGCCCTCGCGGTCGAGGCCCAGGAGAAGGTGATAGGCCGCTCCAAGCTGACCAACATCGAACTCGACATGCCCGGCTCCCACAAGGACGTGAACACGATCACCGGCCCGGACGGGGAGGAGCTGGAGATACTGCGGGGCGCGATGCCGTTCGGCAGGCCGGGGCACGGAGAGTTCGGCACCTACTTCATCGCCTACGCGCGTACCCCCGAAATACCGGAGACCATGCTGCGGAACATGTACCTCGGCGGCCCGGAATCAGGCCCGGACCCGATCCTCGACTACTCGGAGGCGGTCACCGGAACCCTCTTCTTCGTCCCCTCGGCGACGTTCCTGGAGGCGATACCGGATCGGCCCGCCGCGGACTGATCCCGGCCGGCCGGAGGCGGGCTGCAAGCCTCCACGGGGGCGGCTCGCCTCACCCGGCCACGGCGAAGGCGACGGGTGCGAGGCGGCAGCGGCAGGCAGGTGCCGGCACCGGCACCGGCGAGGTCAGGACTGCTCCGCCGCCCGCTCCGCGTCCCGCTGCTTCAGACGGGCCGCCTCCTTGCGGACCTCGGCCTGGGTCGCGCGCTCCTTGACCAGCCACTCGGGCTGCTCCTGCTTCACGGCCTCGATCTGCTCGGTGGTGAGGGCCTCCGTGACGCCGCCGCGGGCGAGCCCCGCGATGGAGATTCCCAGCTTCTGCGCGACGACCGGACGGGGGTGCGGGCCGTTCGCCCGCAGCTCCTGGAGCCACGCGGGCGGGTCTGCCTGGAGCGCGTTGAGCTCGGCGCGCGTGACGACACCCTCCCGGAACTCGGCGGGGGTGGCTTCGAGGTACACACCCAGCTTCTTGGCCGCGGTCGCGGGCTTCATGGTCTGGGTGCTTTGGTGCGACGTCATGGTCCCCAGGGTATCGACTGGGTGAACCGCCGCTGACCACGGCCGGTAACCTGGCCTGGTGACAGGCTCGGAAGTACCCCCGTCGTTCCGGCTCGCCTACGTCCCGGGCGTGACCCCCGCCAAGTGGGTGCGGACCTGGAACGAGCGCTTCCCCGACGTACCCCTCACCCTCCACTCGGTGACCGCCGCGCAGGCCCCCGACGTGCTCCGGGACGGCGGGGCCGACGCCGGTTTCGTACGGCTGCCGGTCGACCGCACGGTCCTCAGCGCGATCCCCCTCTACACCGAGACCACGGTCGTCGTCGTCCCCAAGGACCACGTCGTCTCGGCGGTCGACGAGGTGACTGCCGAGGACCTGGCCGACGAGGTCGTCTTCCACCCCCTCGACGACGTCCTCGACTGGGAGCACCCGCCTGGTCAGCCGGCCTTCGAGCGCCCCGCCACCACCGCGGACGCCGTCGAGCTGGTGGCGGCGGGCGTCGGCCTGCTTGTCGTGCCCCAGTCGCTGGCCCGGCTCCACCACCGCAAGGACCTCACCTACCGGCCCCTGGTCGACGCCCCCCAGTCGAGCGTCGCGCTGTCCTGGCCTCAGGACGCGACCACCGACCTGGTCGAGGACTTCATCGGCGTGGTTCGCGGCCGCACGGTCAACAGCACCCGGGGCCGTACGACGTCCCAGGCCCCGCCCGCGACGGAACAGCCGAAGCGCAAGCGCCCCGAAGCCGGCGGCACCCCGCGGCGTCAGCCCGCGGCAGGGGGCCGGAGCGGCCGCACCGGCTCCGGCGGCGCCAAGGGCACGAAGGGCGCCAAGAGTCCCCGGCGCGGCAAGCCCCGCCGCAAGTCGTAGCGGACGGTCGAAGCGCCCGGCGGCCGGCTACCCGGTGTGTTCCGTGAGCCTGCGTTCCAGGTCGCGCAGGTCCTTGCCGATGTTGGAGCGGACATGACGGGCCATGATCGGCGCCGCCGGCCGGTAGACACCGCCCGGGCCGCCCCGGACGCGGATACGCGCGAGGGTGCCGTCCGCGTGCGGGTCGAAGGCATAGGTGACCTGCATCGGCACCGGTCCGGCCACGGACACCATGTCGAGCAGCCGGGGGAAGTCGTACGACGCCACGCGCAGCACGTAGTCGATGTGCCGGCCGAGGAAGTGAGCCGTCCGCTTGACCTCGGCGCCGACCCCGAAGCCGCCGTCGTCCGCCTCGCGGGTCAGCTCCGCCCTGCGGATGCCCTGGGTCCAGTCGGTGTCGTGGCGCCAGTCCATGGCATACGCGGCAACCCGCTCGGGAGGGAAGGGGATCACCCGCTCCGCCGACACGTCGATCGTCATGGCTCCAGCATCCCCGCGCCGGGAGTCGAGCGCTCGGCGCGGGGATCAGGTCGCCGGGTCAGGACGCGTACGTCGCCTGTTCGGCCGTACGGACGACCGTCTGCCCGCCTGCCTGGCTCAGCAGACCGGCGGTGACCCAGGCGTTCACGGTGGACCGCACGCGCGAGACCAGCGCACCCTTGCTGCCGAAGGGGGCCCCGGCCCAGATCTCGTCCAGCAGCGTGGTGCCGTCGGACTTCGCGGGGTTGGCGACGCCGGAGTCGGAGTTGCCGAAGATCACCCGGGGTTCCGAGCGCCGGAAGTAGGCGTGGGTCGGGGCCTCGGTGCCTTCGAAGAAGGGGGCGAACTCGGTTCCGGCGAGGGTGTAGTGGAGCGGCTTGCCGGACACGGGCGCGAGCGACGGCAGCAGATCGCCCGACAGACCCGCGTTGCGGTACAGGCCCAACTGCAGATGGCTCGTGGAGGAGTTGCGGCCGACGAGATTGACGGGGCCGTAGAGCAGCGTCTGCAACGCAGGGTCGTCGAGCGCCTTCTCCACCCGGAGCCGGAAGGGCATCGAGATCCGCACGGTGTCGCCGCTGCGCCACGTCCGCGAAACGGTGAAGTAGCTCCCCGGTGTCGGAGTGCCGCTCACCGCACTGCCGTTGACCGTCACCCGGAAGCCGGCGGTCGCCCACGACGGCACCCGCAGCCGCAGCGCGAAGGCCGCGCTGCCGCCGCCGATGGTGAGCGTGGTGCCCTGCTCGCGGGGAAACCCGGTCGCCTGAGTGATCGTCACACTCCTTTCGGACCAGTACAGTTGGGAGGGACTGTAGAGGTTCACGTACAGCGCGCTGCCGTCGGCGGCCTTGAAGTACACCGAGTCCTGGTACTTGGTGGCGCTCTCCATGCCGGTGCCCTCGCAGCAGGTCGTGCCCTGCTTGGGCGTGTAGTCCCGCACATGACCCGGCGTCAGCCCGATGAAGTACGTGACCAGCGGCTTCTCGGCGTCTGCCTTGTCCTGCTTGGAGCCGAGGACCTGGTTGTAGAGCGCACGCTCGTAGTAGTCCATGTACTTCGGCTGCTGCTCGTGGAAGAACAGCGTCCGGCTCAGCTTCAGCATGTTGTAGGCACAGCACGTCTCGGCGGTCGTGTCGCTGATCGTGCCCGCGATCACGTCGCGCGCCTTCCAGAACTCGGCGGTGCTGGTGCCGCCGATGCCGTACATACGGTGGGGGACGACCATGCCCCAGAAGTTGCGGGCGGCGTCGAGATAGCGGGCCTCGCCCGTCGCGTCGTACAGCCGCAGGTACCCGGTGAAGATCGGTATGTGCTGGTTGGCGTGCAGCCCGTCGAGGATGTCGGTGTTCGCGGCGGAGTTGTCGATGAGCCGGTCCAGGTCGAACAGCTGGGCCAGCGCGAGGTGTTCGGCCTTTCCGGTGATCGCGTGCAGGTCGCAGATCGCCTCGACGATGCCGCCGAACTCGCCGCTGGAGAACAGCCCCCACA is a window from the Streptomyces sp. NBC_00299 genome containing:
- a CDS encoding peptidoglycan-binding protein, giving the protein MAKPLSASKMVEILRAEGLKVHEVRSWRTHNRNSKGPWGPVNGVMIHHTVTKGTDASVSICYNGYSGLPGPLCHGVIDKKGEIHLVGNGRANHAGLGDSDVLRAVINESKLPHDNEADTDGNAHFYGFECINLGDGKDPWPEAQKEAIEKVSAAICRHHGWSERSVIGHKEWQPGKTDPRGFTMDGMRGRIAERLKGGGGKPDPDPKPAPKPKLEPFPGSGFFHVGQKSPIITAMGRRLVAEGCGRYEEGPSPEWTEADRRSYAAWQQKLGFKGKDADGIPGKVSWDKLKVPNV
- the paaA gene encoding 1,2-phenylacetyl-CoA epoxidase subunit PaaA; translated protein: MTTSHSAEAPPEEPLQEHFDATISRDQRIEPRDWMPDGYRKTLIRQIAQHAHSEIIGMQPEGEWITRAPSLRRKAILFAKVQDEAGHGLYLYSAAETLGADRADLTDRLIEGRQKYSSIFNYPTMSFADVGVIGWFVDGAAICNQVPLCRSSYGPYARAMVRICKEESFHQRQGYELLMTMMRGTDAQREMVQDAVNRWWWPSLMMFGPPDDASPNSAQSMAWKIKRHSNDELRRRFVDMTVPQAEKLGVTLPDPELRWNAERGHHDFGTPDWDELMRVIKGDGPCNDQRMERRRSAHDEGAWVREAATAHAAKQAARAEKGAVA
- the paaB gene encoding 1,2-phenylacetyl-CoA epoxidase subunit PaaB, with amino-acid sequence MSADKQSWPLYEVFVRGKRGLNHVHVGSLHAADDRMALTHARDLYTRRNEGVSIWVVRSEHITASTRDEKDPFFEPSADKVYRHPTFYDIPDDVPHI
- the paaC gene encoding 1,2-phenylacetyl-CoA epoxidase subunit PaaC, which gives rise to MSDDHVYMTLAEGHDDDTRWAYGTGFEDPLHGVDTTVPEGIDAGELAAFCVALADDALVAAQRLGEWVTRAPELEEEVALANIGLDLLGQARLLYSRAGQADGTGRDEDAYAYFRDAGDFRNVRLTELPNGDFAFSIVRLLMFSSWRLAHFERLASHPDPVLAAIATKGVKELAYHRQYAAEWAVRLGDGTEESHRRMRRAQEQVAPYLGELFTAYDVRDEVVTVLRQVTHAAGLPMPVYRPLPGSGRDGEHTEHLAPLLAELQGVARAHPEATW
- the paaD gene encoding 1,2-phenylacetyl-CoA epoxidase subunit PaaD; amino-acid sequence: MVTTLLDARRARRIADQVPDPELPMLTLADLGVLRDVELTEDGTVVASLSPTYSGCPAMAEMRADVAARLREAGYERVEIRTVLDPPWTSDWITPSGRRKLTEHGIAPPGPAPRGAGPVALVLSPTRHAVTCPRCGSADTEETSRFAATSCKALWRCRACREPFEYVKEI
- the paaE gene encoding 1,2-phenylacetyl-CoA epoxidase subunit PaaE, producing the protein MEGLREEPTAASVRPRPRRRPAFHALRVAAVTPLCADAVAVGFDIPAELAEEFAFAPGQSLTLRREIEGRDERRSYSICSPVGSIPRIGVRVVPGGLFSSWLVSEVRPGDTVEVMAPTGAFTPDLTAHGHHVLIAAGSGITPMMSIAESVLAADDRSTVTLLYGNRRSGTVMFADELADLKDLYPARFQLAHVLSREPREAEVLSGRIDAERLSTLIDALVDVESADHWWLCGPHGMVRDAQGVLAGLGVPTERVHQELFYADDEPVREAVHEESGPQGPVSQVTITLDGRSTTAALPRERTVLDGAQRTRPDLPFACKGGVCGTCRALVTDGKADMRRNFALETAEVDAGYVLTCQSYPVSETLTVDYDS
- a CDS encoding TerD family protein, with protein sequence MVHRLEPLVIRHVHRLPSPAGPAGEGAVAARQFDAALMSVGFKLSAELLARLSGLSEGTVVDTAVRTLGTVREMVGDHVRHNAYFVDFPANVPDTYDFWMRCVAEALADDGARPVVLEQLSEGFVNLLTLPSYGRYQHTYTEMLGHHEELIAAAGDRLTVLHLGGDADAEVASLYLALAGSSTPLGEEDLRDLRVLAGHCVDAPQPAAIPVRENRAVVNEARLKAGGQLLLDTVTDVLRLACALSGGDVTLQAPTRFRALSRPVRRALLAGLDAVVAASPAKLADVHAHREAWKRLGERLHPHEYPRWPHAADVFAVARREKEARSFDSRVEELLGMNDITGAAKLLKSAPGKLFRSLDRLLRLALDQDERLAVASAAEEVVGDVSGRVVLSVREHLANRAQDTGERRVFVNRLGRAWVTEDDRPPVLPPERERLIAALDAEIRRRLPAPGHLLIDPDVLDVALPLSGRASAAGLGVLPRGSLSPVDGELLRFFVYWKEADRRTDYDLSALMLDAEFATVCWLAYTNLKDLEGEHSGDITEAPDGASEFINLRLGAVRGDFIVPQVNIFAGEGFEEVEESFFGFMLREAEQQGRPFEPRTVRMKSELRGPGRVALPLAFLRGPDGRWRAKWLHLYLRGTPAANRVEENRVSVATLLRGIVEREQLTVRYLTGLMDATTTTLWDGEKVPDDPVTYIGLQRPDGLHPDSRVLTPENLRDLIPA
- a CDS encoding Dyp-type peroxidase — encoded protein: MPSSSMRSVDAQPQPVLSPPAPVAVFLVVTIERGGEPAVHDLLAGLAGLIRAVGFPSPDSGLCCATGVGSAAWDRLFGDPRPQELHAFRELEGTRHRAVSTPGDLLFHIRAARTDVCFALAAEIMKRLRGAVTVQDEVQAFAYFDSRNLLGFVDGTENPVGQAAADVAVVGDEDPAFRGGSYAMVQKYVHDVDAWEALAVEAQEKVIGRSKLTNIELDMPGSHKDVNTITGPDGEELEILRGAMPFGRPGHGEFGTYFIAYARTPEIPETMLRNMYLGGPESGPDPILDYSEAVTGTLFFVPSATFLEAIPDRPAAD
- a CDS encoding DUF5997 family protein — protein: MTSHQSTQTMKPATAAKKLGVYLEATPAEFREGVVTRAELNALQADPPAWLQELRANGPHPRPVVAQKLGISIAGLARGGVTEALTTEQIEAVKQEQPEWLVKERATQAEVRKEAARLKQRDAERAAEQS
- a CDS encoding LysR substrate-binding domain-containing protein, whose protein sequence is MTGSEVPPSFRLAYVPGVTPAKWVRTWNERFPDVPLTLHSVTAAQAPDVLRDGGADAGFVRLPVDRTVLSAIPLYTETTVVVVPKDHVVSAVDEVTAEDLADEVVFHPLDDVLDWEHPPGQPAFERPATTADAVELVAAGVGLLVVPQSLARLHHRKDLTYRPLVDAPQSSVALSWPQDATTDLVEDFIGVVRGRTVNSTRGRTTSQAPPATEQPKRKRPEAGGTPRRQPAAGGRSGRTGSGGAKGTKGAKSPRRGKPRRKS
- a CDS encoding SRPBCC family protein; translation: MTIDVSAERVIPFPPERVAAYAMDWRHDTDWTQGIRRAELTREADDGGFGVGAEVKRTAHFLGRHIDYVLRVASYDFPRLLDMVSVAGPVPMQVTYAFDPHADGTLARIRVRGGPGGVYRPAAPIMARHVRSNIGKDLRDLERRLTEHTG